GCCAGGCCGATGTCGTCGTCCATGACGGGCTGATCGATCCGGCGGTACTCGATCATGCTCCGGCCCATGCCCAGCGCATCTCGGTCGCCAAGCAGCGCGCGCGGCACACGCTGCCGCAGGAGGCGATCAACGCGCTGATCATCGCGCATGTCCGCGCCGGATCGATCGTCGTGCGGCTCAAGGGCGGCGATCCGTTCGTGTTCGGGCGCGGCGGCGAGGAGGTCGAGGCGGTGCGCGCAGCAGGCCTGCCCGTCGAGGTGATCCCCGGCGTCTCGGCCGCGCTTGGTGGCGCGGCGGAGGCGATGCTGCCGCTCACCCATCGCGACTGGTCGAGCGCGGTCAGCTTCGTCGCCGGCCAGTGCAAGCCTGTCCTGAGCGACGCCGCAGGCGGCGTCGAAGGGGGGCTGAGCGAGCAGGACTGGTCGGGTCTTGCCGGTAAGGGCCGCACGTTGGTG
This genomic window from Sphingomonas abietis contains:
- the cobA gene encoding uroporphyrinogen-III C-methyltransferase; protein product: MASLLDPAARGRVILVGAGPGDPGLLTIKAVDALRQADVVVHDGLIDPAVLDHAPAHAQRISVAKQRARHTLPQEAINALIIAHVRAGSIVVRLKGGDPFVFGRGGEEVEAVRAAGLPVEVIPGVSAALGGAAEAMLPLTHRDWSSAVSFVAGQCKPVLSDAAGGVEGGLSEQDWSGLAGKGRTLVIYMGVANAAAIADKLMADGVDPGLPVAVIEKATLPGHRAIRTLLADLGDMVAREKVQSPAIIVAGEVVLLSDAENRLQTLAKQAESFA